In Rhipicephalus microplus isolate Deutch F79 chromosome 9, USDA_Rmic, whole genome shotgun sequence, one genomic interval encodes:
- the LOC119185255 gene encoding uncharacterized protein LOC119185255 isoform X2 yields the protein MHTSANTESDQWKTHDSSSLEASPKQSPSWVSVQVKRHSCPQCSYVTKKRGSMNRHLRIHTGEHPFQCHLCAAAFTENNKLVVHLRTHTGERPYSCAHCNTSFSARDALKKHMRTHTGERPYSCDQCSASFLQRTHLVTHMRTHTGERPYSCHQCSASFFQKPHLVKHMRTHMGERPFSCVHCSASFLQKPHLVNHMRTHTGGRPFSCVHCSASFSHKTTLAHHMFTHSDGRSFSCNECHASYSRKDSLKDHMSHCHAKKMA from the coding sequence ATTCCTCGTCGTTGGAGGCATCCCCGAAGCAGTCCCCTTCGTGGGTGTCAGTACAAGTGAAACGGCATTCCTGCCCGCAGTGCAGTTATGTGACAAAGAAAAGGGGTTCCATGAACAGACACCTTCGCATACACACGGGCGAACACCCCTTCCAGTGCCACTTGTGTGCAGCTGCATTCACTGAGAACAACAAGCTCGTGGTTCATTTGCGCACCCACACGGGAGAACGCCCCTATTCCTGTGCTCATTGCAACACATCCTTTTCAGCCAGAGACGCCCTCAAGAAACACATGCGCACCCACACGGGAGAACGCCCTTATTCCTGTGACCAGTGCAGTGCATCATTCTTGCAAAGGACACATCTTGTTACGCACATGCGCACCCACACGGGAGAGCGTCCCTATTCCTGTCACCAGTGCAGTGCATCATTTTTCCAGAAGCCGCATCTTGTTAAGCACATGCGTACCCACATgggagagcgtcccttttcttgtgtccactgcagTGCATCATTTTTACAGAAGCCGCATCTTGTTAACCACATGCGTACCCACACGGGAGGGCGtcccttttcttgtgtccactgcagTGCCTCTTTTAGCCATAAAACCACGCTCGCTCACCACATGTTCACCCACTCCGATGGGCGTTCGTTTTCTTGCAACGAGTGCCATGCGTCCTATTCGCGGAAAGACAGCCTCAAAGACCACATGTCCCATTGTCATGCGAAGAAGATGGCTTGA
- the LOC119185255 gene encoding uncharacterized protein LOC119185255 isoform X1, with the protein MGVRFLATSAMRPIRGKTASKTTCPIVMRRRWLEYSSSLETSPNHSPSWVSVPVKLHSCPECSYMTKKKAHITRHLRTHTGEQPFRCHLCPAAFPENCKLVTHLRTHTGERPYSCIHCNASFSVSGVLKAHMRTHTGERPYSCIHCNASFTFREALKTHLRTHTGERPYSCPQCNATFSFKTAFKDHMRTHTGERPFSCDQCHASFSQRSHLVRHMRTHSGQHGFSCDQCSAFFRGKATLARHMAVHSKERPFSCVLCPESFTRKKELGDHMLHCHEKMMT; encoded by the exons ATGGGCGTTCGTTTTCTTGCAACGAGTGCCATGCGTCCTATTCGCGGAAAGACAGCCTCAAAGACCACATGTCCCATTGTCATGCGAAGAAGATGGCTTGAAT ATTCCTCATCGTTGGAGACATCTCCGAACCATTCCCCGTCATGGGTGTCAGTGCCAGTGAAACTGCATTCCTGCCCTGAGTGCAGCTATATGACCAAAAAAAAGGCACATATCACGAGGCATCTTCGCACCCACACAGGCGAGCAGCCATTCCGGTGCCACTTGTGTCCAGCTGCATTTCCTGAGAACTGCAAGCTGGTGACTCATTTGCGCACCCACACTGGAGAACGTCCCTATTCTTGTAttcactgcaatgcatccttttcagTCAGCGGGGTCCTCAAGGCTCACATGCGCACCCACACTGGAGAACGTCCCTATTCCTGTATTCACTGCAATGCCTCCTTTACGTTCAGAGAAGCCCTCAAGACCCACTTGCGCACGCACACAGGAGAACGTCCCTATTCCTGTCCACAATGCAATGCAACCTTTTCGTTTAAAACGGCCTTTAAGGACCACATGCGCACTCATACGGGGGAGCGTCCCTTTTCGTGTGACCAATGCCACGCGTCGTTTTCGCAGAGGTCGCATCTTGTTAGGCACATGCGCACCCACTCAGGACAGCATGGTTTTTCTTGTGACCAATGCAGTGCATTCTTTCGTGGTAAAGCCACGCTAGCTCGGCACATGGCAGTCCATTCCAAAGAGCGACCGTTTTCCTGTGTCTTGTGCCCTGAATCCTTTACCCGGAAAAAGGAACTCGGAGATCACATGCTTCATTGCCATGAAAAGATGATGACTTAA